A single region of the Myripristis murdjan chromosome 3, fMyrMur1.1, whole genome shotgun sequence genome encodes:
- the LOC115357269 gene encoding uncharacterized protein DDB_G0271670-like, whose protein sequence is PSPSSSSSPSSSPSSSSSPSPSPSSSPSSSPSPSSSPSPSPSPSSSPSSSPSSSPSPSSSSSPSPSSSSPPSPTPSSSSSSSSPPSSSSSPSSSFSSSPSPSSSSSPSSSSTSSPSSTPSSSLSPSPSPSSSSSSSSSPSPSPSPSPSPSSSSSPSSSPSSSSSPSPSPSSSPSSSPSPSSSPSPSPSPSSSPSSSPSSSPSPSSSSSPSPSSSSSPSPTPSSSSSSSSPPSSSSSPSSSFSSSPSPSSSPSSSPSSTSSPSSTPSSSLSPSPSSSSSPSSSPSSSSSSSSPPSSSSSPSSSFSSSPSPSSSPSSSPSSTSSPSSTPSSSPSSTSSPSSSPSSSPSSSPSSSPSSTSSPLSSFSPSSSSSP, encoded by the coding sequence ccttcaccttcatcttcatcttcaccttcatcttcaccttcatcttcatcttcaccttcaccttcaccttcatcttcaccttcatcttcaccttcaccttcatcttcaccttcaccttcaccttcaccttcatcttcaccttcatcttcaccttcatcttcaccttcaccttcatcttcatcttcaccttcaccttcatcttcatctccacCTTCACCtacaccttcatcttcatcttcatcttcatctccaccttcatcttcatcttcaccttcatcttcattttcatcttcaccttcaccttcatcttcatcttcaccttcatcttcatctacatcttcaccttcatctacaccttcatcttcactttcaccttcaccttcaccttcatcttcatcttcatcttcatcttcaccttcaccttcaccttcaccttcaccttcaccttcatcttcatcttcaccttcatcttcaccttcatcttcatcttcaccttcaccttcaccttcatcttcaccttcatcttcaccttcaccttcatcttcaccttcaccttcaccttcaccttcatcttcaccttcatcttcaccttcatcttcaccttcaccttcatcttcatcttcaccttcaccttcatcttcatcttcaccttcacctacaccttcatcttcatcttcatcttcatctccaccttcatcttcatcttcaccttcatcttcattttcatcttcaccttcaccttcatcttcaccttcatcttcaccttcatctacatcttcaccttcatctacaccttcatcttcactttcaccttcaccttcatcttcatcttcaccttcatcttcaccttcatcttcatcttcatcttcatctccaccttcatcttcatcttcaccttcatcttcattttcatcttcaccttcaccttcatcttcaccttcatcttcaccttcatctacatcttcaccttcatctacaccttcatcttcaccttcatctacatcttcaccttcatcttcaccttcatcttcaccttcatcttcaccttcatcttcaccttcatctacATCTTCACCTTTATCTTCATTctcaccttcatcttcatcttcacct